AACTATTGTTTGATTTTTTTGGGGGATAGCTTTTCATCGAAATTTCATATACTGAGCTTTAGCTTTATAATGATATCATTACCTAAAAAAGAACTTGATAATGTTATACTTAGCTATAGCAGAAGAGCACAACTGTAAAGCATGCCTTAGTTTTTTTTTTACATTCTCTACTTATTTATGAGGAACACACGAGAAAGCACACTTTTCTTTCATTAGAAGAGCGAACAGGATAGAACTGGCATATTCTTCAAATATTCAAATGTGAACTCTCATAATAATGAAAGCCCGGATACTGAATTATTTGTTGTATAACTACGGATGTTCGTAGATAATCTCTTAGTTGACTCCTAAGATTTTTTTATCTATGCTGCTACCTGGCCACTGAATTATTATTTTTTCCCTGCAAGCTGTTAAATAATCTTATTTTTTAAATGAGAAAAAGGGCTAAGAGTTCTCCTATTGAATTATTATTGCTGCTTGCTTTAGAAAAAGAAGAGAGGAGACTTATGGTTACAGGAGTCTAGTATATGACTACCTCATAAATTTTCCCTGTTAGAAATTTCCCATGGCTTCCTCTGCTGCCACTTTCCTTGCCCTCCAACCCTGCAAAGGTTGCAAGGCACCGGTTACCTGAACATGTCCTCCTTTTTTCAGCGTTTCTAGCGCGTCACCCCTGACCATCTTCTATCTTCTTACTGACCAACCTGGGTTTGTTTTTTCTCGTGCACTCGGTGACACCTGTTGCTTCCTTAATGTCCAAGAATCAGTTTCCTCTCTCCTTCATGTGACCTCTCCTCCCTCAACACTACCCACTCTATAAATTGATAGATACCCACTCTATAAACTGATATCGTTTTGTTCTTTTCTGTACAGAAACCGGGATAAGAGAAAGCATACCAAAGCAATGGATTCAGATTATGGTGTTGAGCTGAAGGGATCTGTTTGCAGGATCAAGAACTGTGCTGTTGAGCTCTTCTCGATGGAGGATGACTTGTtgattgatgatgatgaagactcgTGGGACCTAGTTGAGAGGGATCTCCGGCTGAAGGCCACCTTCTTGTATATTGACCTCAGCCGTGTGATCTCCTCCTGCGAGAGTGATGAGCGCAAAAAGACACTCACCGGGCTAGCCAACAAGTTCTTCTACTTCATGGACGAGGTGATGATTGTTTTCTTCCCCTTGCTAGAAACACTTTGGCTCAAAGCTTGCCTTGTTGTATTGCAAAATTCACATGACGAATATTACATACAAAGGTTATCACAGTCCATTACTGCCCTTGATAACCAGATTTTATAAAATTTTCAATATTTCAAGTAAACTTAATGTGCAATTCCATCGTAAGACATTATTTAAAGTTTTGATTGCTCCTCCAGCTCAACATTTTCTTAAGGTAGTAATAGAGTAAGTGGTTCAGTTCGTCTTGCAGCAGCCTATATGGACTATTCTAGTTATATACCCGTTCCCCAAGCAAGTCATTTTCACCTTTTTATTCTCTTTTGTTCTGTCGGAAGTTGTTATGGCTCAGGACTGGGCCTTTATCTACAAGTACTAATAGAGTAACTCCAGTGCGCTTGGTCTTCTTTGGTGTCTCGCACTGCATTTTTTTTTATTCAGATTAGTCTTTGGTCAACTTTTGCAAACTGTTATTTGGTGTTCTTTAATGTATACAAAAAACGCTATCTGGCAACCAATATGGGAAATTAGCAGAATATGTTTGATGCTAACTGAATTAAGATGCGCAAATATAATGGCAGCTGGACAATGCGGTGAAGGACAGAAGCGTGACACTGATGCAGGCGTGCTACGGCGACACGGCTCATGCTCTCCGCGAGGTGGTCGCGGCGCTTGTGCCGTCCCATTAGCAGGACATAGAGAGAGCAAGATCTGCGAGCTTCACATTTCCTGAAATTGCTCTAAAACTTGTACAAAGTGGGTTGGCCGACAAGAGAGAAATGAGGCGGGCGCAGATGGCCTGTGTGTAATGTGCATATATCCTAAAATGGCTTTAGCGTCTAGCAGTTTGCCTTGCCCAGTTGCCCTCATGGTTTCGGTGATTTGTGCGAGTAGTGATCTGCAATGCAGTGTAAAACTAAAAGGCGGACCTGTGATCTCACGCGTCTCACTCAGACCTCCCACATGGATTTGATGGAGCTCAGCTAGTCAGCTTGCTCGTGCTGGCTTTAGGTAGTAGTACGTTCGATCCCATCTGTTCTGAATTCTGGTTGTTCATACGCCAATCTACGCGTGAAACAAATACAGGGTGCGAGTCCCACCCTTCTTTGACACCCTGGTGCGTCTCGTGTAGGTAAAGCGTGGTCTGTCACAGAGTTTTCTTTTCGGAGAATAAACCATGGAAAGGTGTACCAATCACATACAAGGGTGTCAAAGAAGGTAAAATTGTCGCTACCCACAATGGGCAGCTCCCCACACACGCCTACTCTTCGTGATGCCACGGTACAAGACTCGGATCAACAAATACAAAGAGCGTGCCACATAAGAGCAGGGGCGGAGACAGGGGGGGCGAGCAGGGgctagacccccccccccccccccccaatgcgTCGCCCCCCTCAATGTCGTGCAGTAGTTTCTTGTACTGGTATACTAGTATATGGGCGTTAATGGCTGGAGTTAGTGCATGATTAATCAGCCCATGCTTAACTGTTACAGATCTAGTGCATCGAACTAGAGCCCATTAGCCCATCTGATCCTCATCTCCCCCATACGACTTTGTTTTCCTGGATGCAAACTCGCTTCGTACCTAGCCTTACAGATCGATCGTGGGTTCATTGAACCGTACATCCCCTTAATTAGGGCGCCTCTCGCTGCAACCAGCCGCTGCCTGCCGCCGCCCAACACTCGCCGCGGCGCCGTCTA
This region of Lolium perenne isolate Kyuss_39 chromosome 2, Kyuss_2.0, whole genome shotgun sequence genomic DNA includes:
- the LOC127335635 gene encoding photosynthetic NDH subunit of lumenal location 3, chloroplastic isoform X1 gives rise to the protein MSKNQFPLSFINRDKRKHTKAMDSDYGVELKGSVCRIKNCAVELFSMEDDLLIDDDEDSWDLVERDLRLKATFLYIDLSRVISSCESDERKKTLTGLANKFFYFMDELDNAVKDRSVTLMQACYGDTAHALREVVAALVPSH
- the LOC127335635 gene encoding photosynthetic NDH subunit of lumenal location 3, chloroplastic isoform X2, yielding MDSDYGVELKGSVCRIKNCAVELFSMEDDLLIDDDEDSWDLVERDLRLKATFLYIDLSRVISSCESDERKKTLTGLANKFFYFMDELDNAVKDRSVTLMQACYGDTAHALREVVAALVPSH